One Alicyclobacillus acidoterrestris DNA window includes the following coding sequences:
- a CDS encoding sugar efflux transporter encodes MHIASSDSTDSTRRSRFLPGYVVLTIGITLIGIGLSITRPYLSLFGTDVIHMSPAGLGIFMCMNALGGIVASTWLGRMSDTRTPKKDVMLFSSVMAGLGYASFLVFHDYLVLLAVSTVLLGLGSATFPQMFAYARESTLLSPNVDATFAITTLRSFFSLAWVIGPMAGVLLLNALGYNGLFTMTSAIFAAVFVIVLFFLKRRSVVVPSGARPAGVFTYLKQMDVLMSCVSFVAVYTASSINGSYMSLFITQTLHAPEHVVGWVFSLSAGLEIPIMLGLGTIANRVGKRMLLLFGSICGTGYYVGAAFAHTVWEMLALQLVCAVFISISVSIGMSYMQDFMPDAPGSATTLYSNTNNIGSMAGSLIGGAIAQAFGFRALYVFCAALGAISYFLLLRRRTEKSRGFAEHVKRG; translated from the coding sequence TTGCACATCGCTTCATCTGATTCGACTGATTCGACCCGCAGGTCGCGCTTCCTGCCAGGGTATGTGGTATTAACAATTGGAATCACGCTGATTGGGATAGGTCTGTCTATCACGCGTCCCTACTTGTCGCTGTTTGGAACGGATGTCATTCACATGTCTCCCGCGGGTCTAGGCATCTTCATGTGCATGAACGCACTTGGTGGAATTGTGGCCAGTACCTGGTTGGGGCGGATGTCGGATACGCGTACGCCCAAAAAGGACGTCATGTTGTTTTCCTCTGTGATGGCGGGGCTTGGTTATGCGAGTTTCCTGGTTTTTCACGATTATCTCGTGTTATTGGCCGTTTCAACGGTTTTACTGGGTTTAGGATCCGCCACCTTCCCGCAGATGTTCGCGTATGCGCGGGAGAGTACGCTGTTGTCGCCCAATGTCGATGCGACATTCGCCATCACGACGCTTCGTTCGTTTTTCTCCCTGGCGTGGGTCATCGGCCCGATGGCTGGCGTGCTTTTATTGAACGCGTTGGGCTACAACGGGCTGTTTACCATGACCAGTGCCATCTTCGCCGCTGTCTTCGTGATTGTTCTGTTTTTCCTCAAGCGCCGATCCGTCGTCGTACCGAGTGGCGCTCGACCAGCGGGTGTTTTCACTTATTTAAAGCAAATGGACGTATTGATGTCCTGTGTATCGTTTGTGGCGGTGTACACGGCGTCCAGCATCAACGGTTCCTATATGTCTTTGTTCATTACGCAAACGCTCCACGCGCCTGAACACGTCGTGGGGTGGGTCTTTAGTTTGAGCGCTGGATTGGAGATTCCCATCATGTTGGGGCTTGGGACCATTGCCAATCGGGTCGGTAAGCGGATGTTGTTATTGTTTGGCTCCATCTGCGGCACAGGCTACTATGTCGGCGCGGCGTTCGCGCACACCGTTTGGGAAATGCTCGCGTTGCAACTGGTCTGCGCTGTGTTTATTTCCATCAGTGTCAGCATCGGAATGAGTTACATGCAGGACTTTATGCCGGACGCGCCGGGATCGGCTACTACGTTGTACAGCAACACGAATAATATCGGTTCCATGGCCGGCAGTCTTATCGGCGGTGCTATCGCTCAGGCGTTTGGGTTTCGCGCACTC